In one window of Verrucomicrobiota bacterium DNA:
- the ileS gene encoding isoleucine--tRNA ligase, which produces MDYKETLNLPKTGFSMKADLVVREPQRIEQWMSSRLYERIQARRAGRDKFVLHDGPPFANGDVHVGNALNKILKDIVVKYHSLRGQYAPYVPGWDCHGLPIEFKVSQEMRKAGDTNTDPAAIRNACDAYARKYIDIQRTQFKRLGVLGDWDKPYLTLNKEYEAEELRLFADLVEKGFVYRGKKPVYWSIPCRTALAEAEVEYKDHVSQSVYVKFPLLGHPNTSILIWTTTPWTLPANLAVAYNSTFSYSLIHAQGENYIVSTLLLSTVAQRCGWENYQIVRSLDAEHLRQVEYRHPFAARTGRLFAGDSFVENTTGTGFVHIAPGHGLEDYLLGMQNNLPIYSPVDNDGRFAHTNDLPVAQQMPTELLGKAILEKNRKSEANEAVLHLLRERGALVHQEDYLHSYPHCWRSKTPVIFRAMDQWFIRVDHEDFRNKALAALEQIEWIPDWGKNRMEAAVKTRPDWCISRQRTWGVPIPAFYDAEGNPILNPQIVRNAADLIEQHGSNMWFEKSDVELWQLLRPANWAGPEAVKKSGDTLDVWIDSGSSSRAVTARRPELRGNDRPFQADMYLEGSDQHRGWFQSSLLISLAGQGAPPYKTVLTHGFMVDADREKISKSKQGQGGYEKPQTSETYVQKWGADILRLWVISQDFRNDIVVSEERINKVAETYRLLRNTLRYQLSNLYDFDPAKQAVADEELTGLDRWVLGKFSALEQQVAAAYDAYQYHVVYQKLSQFAAVELSAIYHDLVKDRLYTDPANSHRRRSTQTALYRMVTSLCKMLAPVLAFTADEAWEFVPGREADSVHLLEWHPRAFALPDAETSLWDDLFKYRELVLPKLEEQRQAKIIGKALEAKVILTPGANTPKAVLSEREQFQELLNVSQFVVAPPAEVEDLKVERAAGQKCERCWHWETDVGSHHEHPGLCSRCVKAVAAVSG; this is translated from the coding sequence ATGGATTACAAAGAAACACTGAATTTGCCGAAGACCGGCTTTTCCATGAAGGCGGACCTGGTCGTGCGAGAGCCGCAACGGATCGAGCAATGGATGTCTTCCCGGCTTTACGAGCGAATTCAAGCCCGGCGCGCGGGACGCGACAAATTCGTGTTGCACGACGGCCCGCCGTTCGCCAATGGCGACGTCCACGTCGGCAACGCGCTGAACAAGATTCTCAAGGACATCGTGGTGAAATACCACAGCTTGCGGGGCCAATATGCCCCCTACGTGCCGGGCTGGGATTGCCATGGCTTGCCCATCGAATTCAAGGTCTCCCAGGAAATGCGCAAGGCCGGCGACACGAACACCGATCCGGCCGCGATCCGCAACGCGTGCGACGCCTACGCGCGGAAATACATCGACATCCAGCGCACGCAATTCAAGCGGCTGGGCGTGCTGGGTGATTGGGACAAGCCGTATCTCACGCTCAACAAGGAATACGAAGCCGAGGAATTGCGGCTTTTCGCGGACCTCGTGGAAAAGGGCTTCGTCTATCGCGGCAAGAAGCCCGTGTACTGGAGCATCCCGTGCCGGACCGCGCTGGCGGAAGCGGAGGTCGAATACAAGGACCACGTCAGCCAGAGCGTTTATGTGAAGTTTCCCCTCCTCGGACATCCGAACACTTCGATCCTTATCTGGACGACTACGCCCTGGACTTTGCCCGCGAATCTTGCCGTGGCTTACAACTCGACCTTCAGTTACTCGCTGATCCATGCGCAGGGCGAGAATTACATCGTCTCGACGCTGCTGCTCTCGACCGTCGCCCAGCGCTGCGGATGGGAGAACTACCAGATCGTCCGCAGTCTCGACGCGGAGCATCTTCGGCAAGTCGAATATCGGCATCCGTTCGCGGCGCGCACGGGCCGTCTCTTCGCGGGCGACAGTTTTGTCGAGAACACGACCGGAACGGGTTTCGTTCACATCGCGCCGGGCCACGGTCTGGAGGATTACCTGCTCGGCATGCAGAACAACCTCCCGATTTATTCGCCGGTCGATAACGACGGACGTTTCGCTCACACGAACGATTTGCCCGTCGCGCAGCAGATGCCAACGGAACTGCTGGGAAAGGCCATCCTGGAGAAGAACCGCAAGAGCGAGGCGAACGAGGCGGTCCTTCATCTGCTTCGAGAGCGAGGCGCGCTGGTGCATCAGGAAGATTACCTGCACAGCTACCCGCATTGTTGGCGCAGCAAAACGCCCGTCATCTTTCGCGCGATGGACCAGTGGTTTATCCGCGTCGATCACGAGGATTTCCGAAACAAGGCGCTCGCGGCCCTCGAGCAAATCGAGTGGATTCCGGATTGGGGTAAGAACCGTATGGAAGCCGCGGTCAAAACGCGACCGGATTGGTGCATCTCGCGGCAACGAACCTGGGGCGTGCCGATTCCCGCCTTCTACGACGCAGAAGGCAATCCGATCCTCAACCCCCAAATCGTCCGCAACGCGGCCGATTTGATCGAGCAGCACGGCTCAAATATGTGGTTCGAGAAATCCGACGTAGAACTGTGGCAACTGCTGCGTCCGGCGAATTGGGCGGGACCAGAAGCCGTGAAAAAATCCGGCGACACCCTGGATGTCTGGATTGATTCCGGTTCGTCCTCACGGGCCGTCACCGCGCGGCGCCCGGAATTGCGAGGCAATGACAGACCGTTCCAGGCGGACATGTATCTGGAAGGAAGCGACCAGCACCGCGGCTGGTTTCAATCTTCTTTGTTGATCTCGCTCGCCGGCCAGGGCGCGCCGCCTTACAAAACGGTCCTGACGCACGGCTTCATGGTCGATGCGGACCGGGAAAAGATTTCCAAGAGCAAACAAGGCCAGGGAGGCTATGAGAAACCGCAGACTTCAGAAACCTACGTGCAAAAGTGGGGCGCGGACATTTTGAGGCTCTGGGTCATTTCGCAAGATTTTCGAAATGACATCGTGGTCAGCGAAGAACGGATCAACAAAGTGGCTGAAACCTATCGGTTGCTGCGCAATACGCTGCGCTACCAACTCTCCAATCTCTACGACTTCGATCCTGCCAAACAGGCGGTGGCGGACGAAGAGCTGACCGGCCTGGATCGCTGGGTTCTTGGCAAGTTCAGCGCGCTCGAACAACAGGTCGCTGCCGCTTACGACGCCTACCAATACCATGTGGTTTACCAGAAGCTCAGCCAGTTCGCGGCGGTGGAGCTTTCGGCGATCTATCACGATCTGGTGAAGGACCGGCTTTATACCGACCCGGCCAACTCCCATCGGCGCCGCTCGACGCAGACCGCGCTGTATCGAATGGTCACGAGTCTGTGCAAGATGCTCGCCCCCGTGCTGGCCTTCACGGCAGACGAAGCCTGGGAGTTTGTGCCTGGCCGGGAGGCAGACTCGGTGCACTTGCTCGAATGGCACCCCCGCGCCTTCGCGCTCCCCGACGCCGAGACCTCGCTTTGGGACGACCTCTTCAAATACCGCGAATTGGTTCTGCCCAAACTGGAGGAACAACGTCAGGCAAAGATCATTGGCAAAGCTCTTGAAGCAAAAGTGATTTTGACCCCGGGCGCGAACACGCCGAAGGCGGTCCTGTCCGAGCGAGAACAATTTCAGGAACTCCTGAACGTTTCACAATTCGTAGTCGCCCCGCCCGCCGAGGTTGAAGACCTTAAAGTCGAACGCGCCGCCGGCCAGAAATGCGAACGCTGCTGGCATTGGGAAACGGACGTGGGTTCGCATCATGAACATCCCGGCCTGTGTAGCCGATGCGTGAAGGCCGTAGCGGCGGTCTCTGGCTAA